A region of Haliotis asinina isolate JCU_RB_2024 chromosome 7, JCU_Hal_asi_v2, whole genome shotgun sequence DNA encodes the following proteins:
- the LOC137291328 gene encoding uncharacterized protein, with translation MLAMYFTVLGYSMLTMYFTVLVYSMSAMYITVMVYSMLTMYITVLIYSMLEMYFTVLVYRTMAMYSRVLGYGKLALYFTELVYKTLVMYFTILVYRMWAMYITVMVYSTLTMYFKVLVYNMLTMYFTVLVYSILTMYFTLLVYNMVAVYFTVLVYSMWSMYFTVLVHSMLAMYHTVLIHSMLAMYHTVLVYGMLDMYHTVLVYHRVQVYMMLDMYFAVLVYSMLAMYHTVLV, from the coding sequence ATGTTGGCCATGTACTTCACAGTGCTAGGATACAGTATGTTGACCATGTACTTCACGGTGCTGGTTTACAGCATGTCGGCCATGTACATCACAGTGATGGTTTACAGCATGTTGACCATGTACATCACAGTGCTAATTTACAGCATGTTAGAAATGTACTTCACAGTGCTGGTTTACAGAACTATGGCTATGTACTCCAGAGTTCTGGGTTACGGCAAATTGGCCTTGTACTTCACAGAGCTGGTTTACAAAACGTTGGTCATGTACTTCACAATACTGGTTTACAGAATGTGGGCCATGTACATCACAGTGATGGTTTACAGCACGTTGACCATGTACTTCAAAGTACTGGTTTACAACATGTTGACCATGTACTTCACGGTGCTGGTTTACAGCATTTTGACCATGTACTTCACACTACTGGTTTACAACATGGTCGCGGTGTACTTCACAGTGCTGGTTTACAGCATGTGGTCCATGTACTTCACAGTACTGGTTCACAGCATGTTGGCCATGTACCACACAGTACTGATTCACAGCATGTTGGCCATGTACCACACAGTACTGGTTTACGGGATGTTGGACATGTACCACACAGTACTGGTTTACCACAGAGTACAAGTTTACATGATGTTGGACATGTACTTCGCGGTGCTGGTTTACAGCATGTTGGCCATGTACCACACAGTGCTGGTTTAA